A section of the Elusimicrobiaceae bacterium genome encodes:
- a CDS encoding mechanosensitive ion channel: protein MLNIHIAGNAIRSWLVFLGLLAAGALVLRLLKNTLFFYLKRWADSTKTELDNLALDVLENNGYPYLYYLVLMLAAGCLTLPAGVLTAIQALGKILLAFFIITGTLRILRHVFDARFLKTSDGKIRNKELGGLFNIVNFIVWSIGLLLLLDNLGVKVSALVTGMGIGGVAVALAAQAVLGDLFAYFAILFDKPFETDDFIVTGDYMGTVEHIGIKTIRIRSLGGEQIIFSNSDLIQSRPRNYKRMSRRRVVFKTGVTYSTAR, encoded by the coding sequence ATGCTCAACATTCATATTGCCGGAAACGCAATAAGAAGCTGGCTTGTCTTTCTGGGCCTGCTTGCCGCGGGCGCATTGGTTTTGCGTCTGCTGAAAAACACTTTGTTCTTTTACCTGAAACGCTGGGCGGACAGCACAAAAACCGAGCTGGACAATCTGGCTCTTGACGTGCTGGAAAATAACGGCTATCCCTATCTGTACTATCTGGTGCTTATGCTGGCGGCCGGTTGCCTGACGCTGCCCGCCGGCGTTCTGACGGCAATCCAGGCATTGGGCAAAATACTGCTCGCCTTCTTCATTATCACGGGAACGCTCAGAATACTGCGCCATGTTTTTGACGCGCGGTTTCTCAAAACCTCGGACGGCAAAATACGCAACAAGGAATTAGGCGGGCTGTTCAATATTGTCAATTTCATAGTCTGGTCCATTGGCCTGCTGCTGTTGCTGGACAATCTGGGCGTCAAGGTGTCGGCGCTGGTAACAGGGATGGGCATCGGCGGCGTCGCCGTAGCGCTGGCCGCGCAGGCCGTGCTTGGCGATCTGTTCGCCTATTTCGCGATACTGTTCGACAAACCGTTCGAAACCGACGATTTCATTGTAACCGGCGATTACATGGGCACCGTCGAGCATATCGGGATAAAAACAATCCGGATCCGGAGCCTGGGCGGCGAACAGATAATTTTTTCCAACAGCGATCTTATCCAGTCGCGTCCGCGCAACTATAAACGCATGTCCCGCCGGCGGGTGGTTTTTAAAACAGGCGTAACTTACAGCACCGCCAGG
- a CDS encoding OmpA family protein, with translation MTRNLILNTALSAAVSLFCAACASQKAKPASAPQAVKSAADAVPAADIKIASMTISGPDVSALRNYVAHDTPELKTVQFGFDSDALTAAAMDTLAGNAKWLKEHKETAVQVAGNCDQRGTIEYNIALGQRRAEVVKKYYYYMGIVPERVITISYGKEKPLCRNTSETCWMKNRRAETLKLLPPAQAE, from the coding sequence ATGACAAGAAACCTCATACTAAACACCGCGTTATCAGCCGCGGTTTCACTGTTCTGCGCCGCATGCGCGAGTCAGAAGGCAAAACCCGCGTCTGCGCCGCAAGCCGTAAAATCGGCGGCAGACGCAGTCCCCGCGGCAGACATAAAGATCGCCTCCATGACCATCTCCGGCCCGGACGTTTCCGCGTTGCGTAATTACGTCGCGCATGACACGCCAGAACTCAAAACCGTGCAGTTCGGATTTGACAGCGACGCGCTCACCGCCGCCGCAATGGATACTCTGGCCGGAAACGCCAAATGGCTGAAAGAACATAAAGAAACAGCCGTTCAGGTCGCCGGCAACTGCGACCAGCGCGGCACAATAGAGTATAATATTGCGCTGGGGCAGCGTCGTGCCGAAGTCGTGAAAAAATACTATTATTATATGGGTATAGTGCCGGAACGCGTAATCACGATCAGCTACGGAAAGGAAAAACCGCTCTGCCGCAACACCAGTGAAACCTGCTGGATGAAGAACAGACGCGCGGAAACGCTGAAACTGCTGCCGCCGGCGCAGGCCGAATGA
- a CDS encoding LysR family transcriptional regulator yields the protein MIPVNYHHLYYFWTVARAGSIAAATQRLYLSQPALSGQLRQLERACNASLLERNRKGVSLTFEGRIVFERCERIFSEGDELAFIIRNGFKAPTVLRVGVQPSLSREVLLRVLGFVRRIDKSCRTAIFSGETDTLGLKLKRQELDFIITNEDCSARLGQGHRSRLVGQLPVCFVANGIVKRLIRQFPADLTKTVMLLRPTGNPVRKQVDHYLSRRRISVRVEADSDDVDLLRRLAMQGNGVAALSVMTVAADIKAGRLASLHSVAVGIKEPIWFACPHHTRSNPALRVMTDILMDTFKIPKAAITL from the coding sequence ATGATACCTGTAAACTATCACCATCTCTACTATTTCTGGACAGTGGCGCGAGCCGGCAGCATAGCGGCCGCGACGCAGCGGCTCTATCTGTCGCAGCCCGCCCTGAGCGGCCAGCTCAGGCAGCTGGAGCGGGCCTGCAACGCCAGCCTGCTGGAGCGTAACCGCAAAGGCGTTTCACTCACCTTCGAGGGCCGTATTGTTTTCGAACGGTGCGAACGGATTTTTTCGGAAGGCGACGAACTGGCTTTCATAATCCGCAACGGGTTCAAAGCTCCGACTGTCCTGCGCGTGGGCGTTCAGCCCAGCCTTTCGCGGGAAGTGCTGCTGCGCGTTCTGGGGTTTGTGCGGCGGATTGACAAATCCTGCCGCACCGCGATCTTTAGCGGAGAAACGGACACGCTGGGGTTGAAGCTCAAGCGTCAGGAGCTGGATTTCATCATCACGAACGAGGATTGCTCCGCCCGGCTCGGGCAGGGCCACAGGAGCCGGCTCGTCGGGCAGTTGCCGGTCTGTTTTGTGGCCAATGGCATTGTGAAGCGTTTGATACGGCAGTTTCCCGCGGATTTGACTAAAACCGTGATGTTACTGCGTCCCACCGGCAACCCGGTGCGCAAGCAGGTGGATCATTATCTGAGCAGGCGCAGGATAAGCGTAAGGGTCGAGGCGGACAGCGACGATGTTGATCTGCTCAGGCGGCTCGCCATGCAGGGAAACGGAGTGGCGGCGCTCAGTGTCATGACCGTGGCCGCGGATATTAAAGCGGGCCGTCTGGCGAGCCTGCATTCCGTCGCGGTGGGGATTAAAGAGCCGATCTGGTTCGCCTGCCCGCATCACACCCGCTCAAATCCCGCGTTGAGGGTTATGACTGATATCCTTATGGATACGTTCAAAATCCCGAAAGCCGCAATAACTTTGTAA
- a CDS encoding chloride channel protein produces MINTINAYSLRLVKHRYGITFAAYVASAFVTGIVCVAFMRAFAYVDTHRLDYAHIGLWCLIAAPLLFSLAVALITLFAPGAAGSGIPQAIYVVRHGHQPGAASFISGLTSPQTMAVKVLSILIGVWGGASVGREGPTVQIAVCTLFLCMSLLAKVLPISPNPRSLALAGGAAGLAAAFNTPLAGVTFALEELSSGYFESIKDYVLMAIIVAALSAKVMTGDYIYFGKLPDPPNIQMSAIIFISIIAGVAGNFFSKAILSGADIYAKFAQSRWRYLFPALCALAVISLAQLGGPFVLGPGNGAAQNYLSHSTSNTPAVFPLAKFAATVLTYWSGVAGGIFAPSLSIGASIGAEIARVLHYPISSCALVGMSAFLSGAILAPMTSFVIIFELTGHHSMLLPIMLASLIAYMVVRSLGARSLYAALADRYPEPPK; encoded by the coding sequence GTGATAAATACTATAAACGCTTACTCTCTGCGGCTTGTAAAACACCGTTACGGCATAACCTTCGCCGCCTATGTCGCCTCAGCCTTTGTCACCGGCATAGTATGCGTGGCGTTCATGCGCGCGTTCGCTTATGTAGACACACACCGGCTTGACTATGCCCATATCGGTCTGTGGTGCCTGATAGCGGCGCCGCTGCTGTTTTCTCTCGCCGTGGCCCTGATCACGCTGTTTGCGCCCGGCGCGGCGGGCTCCGGCATTCCGCAGGCCATTTATGTGGTGCGGCACGGGCACCAGCCGGGCGCCGCGTCTTTCATATCCGGGCTGACCTCTCCGCAGACAATGGCGGTGAAAGTCCTGTCAATTTTGATAGGCGTATGGGGAGGCGCGTCGGTAGGCCGGGAAGGCCCGACGGTGCAGATCGCGGTGTGCACGCTGTTTTTATGCATGTCGTTGCTGGCAAAAGTTCTGCCGATCTCGCCGAACCCGCGATCGCTGGCTCTGGCGGGCGGAGCCGCCGGTCTGGCCGCCGCCTTCAATACTCCGCTGGCCGGAGTGACATTTGCGCTGGAAGAACTGTCGAGCGGCTATTTCGAGAGCATCAAGGACTATGTGCTGATGGCGATCATTGTGGCCGCGCTCTCGGCAAAAGTGATGACCGGCGATTACATCTATTTCGGCAAACTGCCCGACCCGCCCAATATTCAGATGTCCGCGATCATCTTCATCAGCATCATAGCCGGCGTAGCGGGCAATTTCTTTTCAAAAGCCATTTTGAGCGGAGCGGATATTTACGCCAAATTCGCACAGAGCCGCTGGCGTTATCTTTTCCCGGCTTTATGCGCGCTGGCGGTAATTTCGCTCGCGCAGCTGGGCGGCCCATTCGTGCTGGGGCCGGGCAACGGCGCGGCGCAAAACTATCTCAGCCACAGCACCTCCAACACCCCGGCGGTATTCCCTCTGGCCAAATTCGCCGCGACCGTGCTTACCTACTGGTCCGGCGTGGCGGGCGGAATTTTCGCGCCTTCTCTTTCCATCGGCGCCAGCATCGGCGCGGAAATAGCCAGAGTTCTCCATTATCCCATCAGTTCCTGCGCGCTTGTCGGAATGTCCGCATTTCTGTCCGGCGCGATACTGGCGCCGATGACTTCATTTGTCATCATCTTCGAGCTGACAGGCCATCACAGCATGTTATTGCCCATCATGCTGGCTTCGCTGATAGCTTATATGGTTGTGCGCAGCCTTGGCGCGCGCAGTTTATACGCCGCGCTGGCGGACCGGTATCCCGAGCCTCCGAAATAA
- a CDS encoding 2-phosphosulfolactate phosphatase: protein MKISVRSAFEQPSAQSEATVFIDVFRAATTLCYLLRYGAGEVVGAQDAARISQYRKKGYILVSEIMAGGLDNSPSAILALKEPQGRFIHSTGNFTAAVFANPGFKTAIAAAFVNAGAAARYLLARRFGSVELVMCGYYKAGLPAVEDAACAQMLCRLLRAEAFSLASCLPEITRDIETRRKSGIAYPHAYWRDVELALRCDTAEVVPVIRRLTPDTIGFFKHQQ from the coding sequence ATGAAAATATCCGTCAGATCTGCGTTTGAACAGCCGTCCGCCCAAAGCGAAGCAACCGTGTTTATTGATGTTTTCCGCGCGGCCACCACTTTGTGTTATCTGTTGCGATATGGCGCTGGTGAGGTGGTAGGCGCGCAAGATGCGGCCCGCATCTCGCAGTACCGGAAGAAGGGCTATATTCTTGTGTCGGAAATTATGGCCGGCGGACTGGATAATTCGCCTTCCGCGATACTGGCGCTCAAAGAGCCGCAGGGCAGATTCATCCACAGCACCGGGAATTTTACTGCCGCCGTATTCGCGAATCCGGGGTTTAAGACGGCGATAGCCGCCGCTTTTGTAAATGCCGGTGCGGCGGCGAGGTATTTGCTTGCCCGCCGGTTCGGGAGTGTGGAACTTGTTATGTGCGGCTATTACAAGGCAGGCCTTCCTGCCGTGGAAGATGCCGCCTGCGCGCAAATGCTGTGCCGGCTGCTGCGCGCAGAGGCGTTTTCCCTGGCATCCTGTCTGCCGGAAATAACCCGGGATATCGAAACCCGCAGGAAAAGCGGAATCGCCTATCCGCACGCGTATTGGCGCGATGTGGAGCTTGCGCTGCGCTGCGACACTGCCGAGGTAGTGCCTGTGATAAGGCGGCTGACGCCGGACACAATAGGATTTTTCAAGCATCAGCAATAA
- a CDS encoding MarC family protein: MHGFFNTMFFAFFALFPILNPPAMAPIFLEMTSAVSDSQRHRLAGLIGKYTFLMLLTVLLVGGWLLKLFGISIPVIRIAGGLLLFNTAWRMLNDTPKLSVSEQSELKAQMTSHAFFPLTLPVTAGPGSIAVTLTLVPTGSLLAVKTWATAAAAAGGIGLAAVSVFIFYRYADRFIRRLGKTGAQTISKVSAFILLAIGVQIIWDGIRGLILSI, encoded by the coding sequence ATGCATGGTTTTTTCAACACGATGTTCTTCGCGTTTTTCGCGCTGTTCCCGATCCTAAACCCGCCCGCGATGGCGCCGATTTTTCTGGAAATGACTTCCGCGGTCAGCGATTCACAGCGGCACCGGCTGGCCGGGCTTATTGGAAAATACACCTTTCTGATGCTGCTGACCGTGTTGCTCGTGGGCGGCTGGCTGCTCAAGCTGTTCGGCATTTCAATCCCGGTTATCCGGATCGCGGGGGGATTGCTTCTGTTTAACACCGCCTGGCGGATGCTCAATGACACGCCGAAACTTTCGGTTTCGGAACAATCCGAGCTGAAAGCGCAGATGACTTCGCACGCTTTTTTTCCGCTGACGCTGCCGGTAACAGCCGGGCCTGGTTCAATCGCTGTTACGCTGACGCTGGTTCCGACCGGTTCGCTGCTGGCCGTCAAAACCTGGGCGACCGCCGCCGCTGCCGCGGGGGGGATAGGGCTGGCCGCGGTGTCGGTTTTCATATTCTACCGCTATGCCGACAGGTTCATCCGGCGGCTGGGGAAAACCGGAGCCCAGACCATTTCAAAAGTGTCCGCATTCATTCTGCTGGCAATCGGCGTGCAGATTATCTGGGACGGTATCCGCGGACTTATCCTGTCAATTTAG
- a CDS encoding DNA alkylation repair protein, which translates to MTLSFSEVEKELLARADSKRLAGMARYGITAKNALGVSMPEIRALARRTGRNAALARQLWASGVHEMRILAGLVHVPGEFSGLEADAWCADFHSWDVCDQTCLNLVRHTPFARAKTAQWAEDEREFVRRAGFSLMAVLAVHDKAAADAEFVRCLSVICRYCGDERNMVKKAVNWALRQIGKRNAALNAHAIEAARAMLRLQSRAGNWIARDALRELCSESVARRLKKA; encoded by the coding sequence ATGACGCTTTCCTTCTCCGAAGTTGAAAAAGAACTGCTTGCCCGCGCCGATTCAAAACGGCTGGCGGGCATGGCGCGTTACGGCATTACAGCAAAAAACGCGTTGGGTGTTTCGATGCCGGAAATACGCGCGCTGGCGCGCCGCACGGGGCGCAATGCCGCGCTGGCGCGGCAATTATGGGCGAGCGGAGTGCATGAAATGAGGATACTCGCCGGACTGGTGCATGTGCCCGGCGAATTTTCCGGGCTGGAGGCGGATGCGTGGTGCGCGGATTTCCATTCATGGGACGTGTGCGACCAGACTTGCCTCAACCTTGTGCGCCACACCCCCTTCGCCCGGGCAAAAACCGCGCAGTGGGCAGAGGACGAGCGCGAGTTCGTGCGGCGGGCGGGTTTTTCGCTCATGGCGGTTCTTGCCGTGCATGACAAGGCCGCCGCTGATGCTGAGTTTGTCAGGTGCCTGTCTGTGATATGCCGTTACTGCGGCGATGAGCGCAATATGGTGAAAAAAGCGGTTAACTGGGCGCTGCGGCAGATCGGAAAGCGCAACGCCGCGCTTAATGCGCACGCCATTGAGGCCGCCCGCGCCATGCTGCGGCTGCAATCACGGGCCGGCAACTGGATCGCGCGCGACGCGCTGCGCGAACTTTGTTCGGAGTCTGTTGCCCGCCGGCTGAAAAAGGCGTGA
- a CDS encoding Hpt domain-containing protein, protein MAEKIIVKPDPDLIDLIPGYLRNRRTDVVELKKAFAAKDFPHIRSIGHSIKGSGAGYGFDGLTLLGAELETAARDNSEAAVLAKIAELENYLLNVEIAS, encoded by the coding sequence ATGGCCGAGAAAATAATCGTCAAACCGGATCCGGATCTGATAGATCTCATTCCGGGGTATCTCAGAAACCGCAGGACCGATGTCGTGGAACTGAAAAAAGCGTTTGCCGCCAAGGATTTTCCGCATATACGTTCTATCGGGCACAGCATCAAGGGATCCGGCGCGGGTTACGGGTTTGACGGACTCACCCTGCTTGGCGCGGAACTGGAAACCGCGGCCAGGGACAACAGCGAGGCGGCGGTGCTGGCCAAGATCGCGGAGCTGGAAAATTATCTGCTGAATGTGGAAATAGCTTCTTAA